In Tachysurus fulvidraco isolate hzauxx_2018 chromosome 3, HZAU_PFXX_2.0, whole genome shotgun sequence, a single window of DNA contains:
- the pdss1 gene encoding decaprenyl-diphosphate synthase subunit 1 gives NLFSSRFLYPSPPSCCCRIHSDAKLKDPFSLAHEDLKNLYEDIKKLLVSKAELKALCDYYFDGKGKAFRPMIVVLMARACNIHSNRDGDLLPAQRSIAMISEMIHTASLVHDDVIDGADMRRGKTTINEVWGERKAILAGDFILSAASMALARIGNTTVVSVLSQVIEDLVRGEFMQLGSKENENDNQNPPTHLPKYTPSGRLVDDMLDFTSCANRLGKPSAADLRLGLATGPVLFACQQFPELHAMIMRRFGSDGDVDQAWRYVLESDGVEQTSFLAQHYCHEATRQISRLQPSPERDALIRLTELVLNRDK, from the exons aacctGTTCTCCAGTCGTTTTCTTTACCCCTCGCCCCCGAGCTGCTGTTGTAGGATTCACAGTGATGCAAAGTTAAAAGATCCTTTTTCACTCGCGCACGAGGATCTGAAAAATCTGTACGAAGACAttaaaaag CTACTCGTGTCCAAAGCGGAGCTGAAAGcactgtgtgattattacttTGATGGGAAGGGAAAAGCTTTCCGGCCAATGATCGTGGTGTTAATGGCCCGAGCCTGTAACATACACAGCAACAGAGACGG GGATCTGCTCCCGGCCCAGCGCTCCATCGCCATGATCTCTGAGATGATCCACACAGCCAGCTTAGTGCACGATGACGTCATCGACGGTGCGGATATGAGACGAGGAAAAACCACTATTAATGAAGTGTGGGGAGAGAGGAAG gCCATCCTGGCTGGAGATTTCATTCTCTCTGCAGCGTCCATGGCCCTCGCACGCATCGGGAACACCACTGTCGTGTCTGTGCTCTCGCAGGTCATAGAGGATCTGGTCAGAG GTGAATTCATGCAGTTGGGATCCAAAGAAAACGAGAACGACAACCAAAATCCTCCTACTCACTTACCAAAAT ACACGCCGAGCGGTAGG CTGGTGGATGACATGCTGGATTTCACGTCTTGTGCCAATCGGCTGGGGAAGCCGTCGGCCGCAGACCTCAGGCTGGGATTGGCCACCGGACCGGTGCTGTTCGCCTGCCAACAG tttccaGAGCTTCACGCTATGATTATGAGACGTTTTGGTTCAGATGGAGATGTTGATCAGGCCTGGAGATACGTCCTggag AGCGATGGTGTGGAGCAGACGAGTTTCCTCGCCCAGCATTACTGCCACGAGGCCACGCGTCAGATCAGCCGTCTGCAGCCGTCCCCTGAGCGAGACGCCCTGATCCGCCTCACCGAGCTCGTCCTCAACCGGGACAAATGA